From Cyclobacteriaceae bacterium, a single genomic window includes:
- a CDS encoding type II toxin-antitoxin system RelE/ParE family toxin: MVKKCKLVIVWDKQAYYSLQQVYDYIKEDSPVNAEKVRKGILRITDSLATHPEKYPPDKYRTKNMGSYRAFEKYSYRVTYRITHKEIIILRVRHVKQEPKEY; encoded by the coding sequence ATGGTGAAGAAATGTAAGCTTGTCATAGTATGGGATAAGCAAGCCTACTACTCACTACAACAAGTCTATGATTACATCAAAGAAGATTCTCCGGTCAATGCTGAGAAAGTCCGGAAAGGCATTTTGAGGATCACTGATAGTTTAGCAACTCATCCGGAAAAATATCCGCCAGACAAATACAGGACAAAGAATATGGGAAGCTACCGGGCTTTTGAGAAATATTCCTATAGGGTTACTTATAGAATCACCCATAAAGAAATTATTATTCTTCGCGTTCGTCATGTGAAGCAGGAACCGAAAGAGTACTAA